The Spirosoma foliorum genome has a window encoding:
- a CDS encoding cyclophilin-like fold protein, with protein MKRTQLFLLPFLVFIMGSMACKTDSPIPADQPSMPNPVSPDLNPVTDSSSNRLRIRVGSSTFTATLLSNPTVTAFKTRLPLTLSMKELNGNEKFADLSNSLPTNATNPGTIQAGDLTLYGANTLVLFYESFRTSYSYTKLGRIDNPSGLAAALGSGNVTVSFALE; from the coding sequence ATGAAACGGACCCAGCTATTCCTGCTGCCTTTCCTGGTATTTATCATGGGCAGTATGGCTTGCAAAACAGACAGCCCAATCCCCGCCGATCAACCCAGTATGCCCAACCCCGTCAGCCCCGATCTGAATCCAGTGACCGATAGTTCTTCCAACCGGCTACGGATTCGGGTTGGCTCCAGCACCTTTACCGCGACGCTGCTGAGCAACCCAACCGTAACCGCTTTCAAAACCCGCTTGCCATTAACCCTTTCTATGAAAGAACTGAATGGGAACGAAAAGTTTGCCGATCTATCCAATAGCTTACCTACAAATGCGACCAATCCCGGTACGATACAGGCAGGGGATCTAACGCTGTACGGGGCTAACACGCTGGTGCTCTTCTATGAGTCATTTCGGACCTCGTACAGCTATACCAAGCTTGGCCGCATCGATAACCCGTCAGGACTGGCGGCTGCCCTGGGATCAGGAAACGTAACGGTCAGCTTTGCTCTGGAATAA
- a CDS encoding helix-turn-helix domain-containing protein, producing MIVYDTIKKYADAFNNKTQHPLISLVDFNQSIPLPRAKFTISFYAIILKETRCGDLRYGNQYYDYADGTMVFFGPGQVITNEPEGEMHQPYGKALIVHPDLIKGTSLGRQIHEYSFFSYQSHEALHLSEKERAVVTTCFGNIATEVGHTIDRHSKELIVANLELLLKYCSRFYDRQFITREHINHGILEQFEQKLTEYLVGEKLRTEGIPTVSYFAQALHLSPNYFGDLIKKETGKTALEFIQLKLIDLAKERIFDTGKSISEIAYELGFKYPQHFTRFFKQQVGTTPIAYRSGLN from the coding sequence ATGATAGTCTACGACACGATCAAAAAATATGCGGATGCGTTCAACAACAAAACCCAGCACCCGCTCATTAGCCTGGTTGATTTTAATCAATCAATCCCACTCCCACGAGCGAAGTTTACGATCAGTTTTTATGCCATTATTCTCAAAGAAACCCGCTGTGGTGATTTGCGGTATGGGAACCAGTATTATGATTATGCCGACGGAACGATGGTCTTTTTTGGGCCAGGCCAGGTGATTACCAATGAACCTGAGGGCGAGATGCATCAGCCCTATGGCAAGGCCCTCATCGTTCATCCCGATTTGATCAAAGGCACCAGCCTGGGTAGACAGATTCACGAGTATTCGTTTTTCAGTTACCAATCTCACGAGGCCCTGCATTTATCGGAGAAAGAGCGAGCGGTTGTAACGACCTGTTTTGGCAACATTGCGACTGAAGTGGGCCATACGATTGATCGCCACAGTAAAGAGCTGATTGTGGCCAACCTGGAATTGCTTCTAAAGTATTGTTCCCGCTTTTATGACCGCCAATTCATTACCCGTGAGCATATCAATCATGGTATCCTTGAGCAGTTTGAACAGAAACTGACGGAGTATTTGGTGGGCGAAAAGCTCCGTACCGAGGGGATTCCAACGGTTTCCTACTTTGCTCAGGCGTTACACCTGTCGCCCAATTACTTTGGTGACTTAATCAAGAAGGAAACCGGCAAGACGGCCCTGGAATTTATCCAGCTTAAGCTGATCGATCTGGCCAAGGAACGAATTTTTGATACGGGCAAATCCATCAGTGAAATTGCGTATGAACTAGGGTTCAAGTACCCTCAGCATTTTACTCGTTTCTTCAAACAACAGGTTGGCACCACACCCATTGCCTATCGAAGTGGATTGAATTAG
- a CDS encoding xanthine dehydrogenase family protein molybdopterin-binding subunit, translating to MSKDTKNPPIDRIDGRLKVTGGANYFADFDLPGMAYCVLVGSEIGRGTITSLDTKKAQASPGVLGVFTHQNMPPIPGWDAPVGGEADGPAPKPKTEETYRILSSPKILFDGQPIAIVVADTFERATYAASLIKATYNKQTARTDLQKHVAESVAPKGAEGGNYSRGKADAFQTAPVTLEANYTIPIQVHNPMELHGILAHWTGADTLMIYAKTQGVNATQQAMAQAFKIDPKNVHVHTEFMGGGFGMGLRTWPQETAVVAIAKKIGRPLKLVVNRSQMFTLVGHRPYTVQTIQMGADKDGKLVSIAHAATAETASYEDFTEATVNMTKFMYACPNVSTRYRLVRLDRSVPIWMRGPGEATGAFALESAMDEMAHKLNLDPIEFRLRNYSETDPEHNRPYSSKHLKEAYQRGAEAIGWNGRKNEPGSLHEGEWLIGYGMSTGVFSAFRWEASARALLKADGSLTVQSAVTDIGPGTGTALTMVAHNVLGIPFEKIKVEYGDTSLPKAPTQGGSAIVSAVGSAVFDACTAIKQALVELATKEGGPLSGRQAEELTLADGVLSVENDPAKKVAVSQLMQANNLTVIDKTKDSKGGPEQQKYSMYSFSVHFVQVRVNPLTGVVRVAKAVSVADSGRIVSPKTAASQMIGGVAGGIGMALTEEAVIDHRYGRFVNNNLADYHVAVHADVPAIETITIDKPDPIINPMGAKGMGEIALIGFAGAVANAVFNATGERIRDLPITPDKVMQKLA from the coding sequence ATGAGCAAAGACACGAAGAACCCGCCCATTGATCGGATTGATGGACGACTGAAAGTGACCGGCGGGGCCAACTACTTCGCTGATTTCGACTTGCCGGGTATGGCCTATTGCGTCCTGGTGGGCAGCGAGATCGGCCGGGGCACCATCACCAGCCTGGATACCAAAAAAGCCCAGGCTTCGCCCGGCGTGCTGGGCGTGTTTACCCACCAGAACATGCCGCCCATTCCGGGTTGGGATGCGCCCGTGGGCGGTGAAGCCGACGGCCCTGCGCCTAAGCCAAAAACCGAGGAAACGTACCGTATCCTGAGCAGCCCCAAGATTCTCTTCGACGGACAGCCCATTGCCATCGTCGTAGCCGACACGTTTGAACGGGCTACCTACGCGGCTTCGCTGATCAAAGCGACGTATAACAAACAAACTGCCCGGACCGATTTACAAAAACACGTCGCCGAAAGCGTCGCTCCCAAAGGGGCTGAGGGAGGTAATTACTCGCGGGGAAAAGCCGATGCCTTTCAGACGGCCCCCGTAACACTGGAAGCCAATTATACGATCCCCATTCAGGTGCATAACCCGATGGAACTTCACGGTATTCTGGCGCATTGGACGGGTGCAGATACGCTAATGATCTACGCCAAAACGCAGGGGGTGAACGCTACCCAGCAGGCGATGGCGCAAGCGTTTAAAATCGATCCCAAGAATGTCCATGTGCATACCGAATTTATGGGGGGCGGTTTCGGTATGGGGCTAAGGACCTGGCCCCAGGAAACAGCGGTCGTCGCCATCGCCAAAAAAATTGGCCGACCGCTGAAACTGGTCGTGAACCGTAGCCAGATGTTTACGCTGGTGGGCCACCGACCCTACACCGTCCAGACGATTCAGATGGGGGCGGACAAAGACGGTAAGCTGGTGAGTATTGCCCACGCGGCTACGGCGGAAACCGCCAGCTATGAGGACTTTACCGAAGCAACCGTCAACATGACCAAATTCATGTACGCCTGTCCGAACGTCAGTACCCGATACCGGCTGGTTCGGCTCGACCGGAGCGTACCCATCTGGATGCGCGGGCCGGGTGAAGCAACGGGCGCTTTTGCGCTGGAATCTGCCATGGATGAGATGGCTCATAAGCTCAACCTGGACCCCATTGAATTTCGCTTACGTAATTACTCCGAAACCGACCCCGAGCATAACCGCCCGTATTCGAGCAAGCACCTGAAGGAAGCGTATCAGCGGGGAGCGGAAGCGATTGGCTGGAATGGCCGTAAAAATGAGCCGGGTAGTCTTCACGAGGGGGAATGGCTGATCGGCTATGGCATGAGTACGGGCGTGTTTAGTGCGTTCCGGTGGGAAGCCAGTGCCCGCGCTCTACTAAAAGCCGACGGCTCGCTGACAGTGCAAAGTGCGGTGACCGACATCGGGCCAGGGACGGGAACGGCCCTGACGATGGTCGCCCATAACGTGCTGGGCATTCCGTTTGAGAAGATTAAAGTAGAATACGGCGATACATCGCTACCCAAAGCGCCTACTCAGGGTGGCTCGGCGATTGTCTCGGCGGTAGGCTCGGCGGTGTTCGATGCCTGCACCGCGATTAAACAGGCCCTGGTCGAACTGGCGACGAAAGAAGGCGGCCCCCTATCGGGTCGGCAGGCGGAGGAACTGACGCTGGCGGATGGCGTACTTTCGGTAGAGAATGACCCTGCTAAAAAAGTAGCCGTAAGCCAGTTGATGCAGGCCAACAACCTGACAGTTATTGATAAAACGAAAGATTCGAAAGGCGGACCCGAGCAACAGAAGTACTCGATGTATTCCTTCTCGGTGCATTTCGTGCAGGTACGGGTCAACCCCCTAACGGGTGTGGTGCGAGTAGCCAAAGCCGTTAGCGTGGCCGATTCGGGCCGGATCGTGAGTCCCAAGACAGCGGCCAGCCAGATGATCGGCGGGGTAGCGGGTGGCATCGGCATGGCCCTGACGGAAGAAGCTGTCATCGATCACCGGTACGGGCGGTTTGTCAATAACAATCTGGCGGATTATCACGTAGCGGTTCATGCCGATGTACCGGCTATTGAGACCATCACGATTGATAAGCCTGATCCGATCATCAACCCGATGGGGGCGAAAGGTATGGGTGAAATTGCCCTGATCGGGTTTGCCGGAGCTGTCGCTAATGCGGTCTTCAATGCCACCGGAGAGCGCATACGAGACCTGCCCATCACCCCCGATAAAGTCATGCAGAAGCTCGCATAG
- a CDS encoding FAD binding domain-containing protein, with product MNPFQFTRVTDPKAAISAIIKESGTYFLAGGTNLIDLMKREVIIPQRLVDINKLPLATIEQTSSGLRIGALAKNSAVADNELVKKQFPLLSMALNAGASAQLRNMATVGGNMMQRTRCSYFYDNSMPCNKRSPVQAGGAAFRPDKGQVNGPTGCGALGGHNRMHAIFGGSAKCIAVHPSDMCIALVALDATVNISGPKGDRKIPFSEFHRLPGDMPQKDNTLQPGELIMSVDLPMNGFAENSHYLKVRDRASYAFALVSVGAGVKMQGNTIQDVRLAMGGVAHKPWRLTAAEQFLKGKPATEANFKQAAALAMKGAKGYGENDFKLTLAPNSIVDALRTATKTA from the coding sequence ATGAATCCGTTTCAGTTTACCCGGGTTACCGACCCCAAAGCGGCCATTTCGGCGATCATCAAAGAGTCGGGCACGTACTTTCTGGCGGGCGGCACCAACCTCATCGATCTGATGAAGCGCGAAGTCATTATTCCCCAGCGGCTGGTTGATATTAACAAGCTGCCCCTGGCAACGATTGAGCAAACGAGTAGTGGTCTGCGCATTGGTGCCCTGGCTAAAAATTCAGCCGTTGCCGATAATGAGCTAGTCAAAAAGCAGTTTCCCCTCCTCTCGATGGCGCTTAACGCGGGGGCTTCGGCCCAACTGCGCAACATGGCCACGGTGGGTGGGAACATGATGCAGCGCACGCGTTGCTCGTATTTCTATGACAACTCGATGCCCTGTAACAAGCGAAGCCCGGTGCAGGCGGGTGGTGCGGCATTCCGACCCGACAAAGGGCAGGTCAACGGGCCAACGGGTTGCGGAGCGCTGGGTGGTCATAATCGCATGCACGCCATTTTTGGCGGTTCGGCCAAGTGTATTGCCGTACATCCCAGTGATATGTGCATTGCACTGGTAGCACTGGATGCAACCGTGAACATTTCGGGACCGAAAGGCGATCGTAAAATTCCATTTAGCGAGTTCCACCGCCTGCCCGGCGACATGCCCCAGAAAGACAATACGCTGCAACCCGGCGAACTGATTATGTCGGTGGATTTGCCAATGAACGGGTTTGCCGAGAATTCACACTACCTCAAAGTTCGCGACCGGGCTTCCTACGCCTTCGCGCTGGTATCGGTCGGTGCGGGTGTAAAAATGCAGGGAAACACGATACAGGACGTCCGGCTGGCGATGGGTGGCGTCGCGCACAAACCCTGGCGGCTGACGGCGGCTGAGCAGTTTCTGAAGGGCAAACCGGCGACGGAAGCCAACTTCAAACAGGCGGCTGCGCTGGCGATGAAAGGGGCCAAAGGCTACGGCGAGAACGATTTTAAACTAACGCTGGCTCCCAACTCAATTGTTGACGCGTTGAGGACCGCCACGAAAACCGCCTGA
- a CDS encoding (R)-mandelonitrile lyase, which yields MNITRIGSQPSDKGPEDWFTGSVRIDPLFAANEARRGAAASVTFEPGARTAWHTHPLGQTLIVTAGCGWVQREGGPVEEIHPGDVVWFEPDEKHWHGATATTGMTHIAIQENLNGKQVEWLEKVTDHQYQPIN from the coding sequence ATGAACATCACAAGAATAGGATCGCAACCCTCGGATAAAGGGCCAGAAGACTGGTTTACGGGATCGGTACGTATCGATCCGTTGTTTGCCGCCAACGAGGCAAGACGTGGGGCAGCCGCCAGCGTTACCTTTGAACCCGGGGCTCGAACCGCCTGGCATACCCATCCGCTCGGTCAGACGCTCATCGTGACGGCTGGTTGTGGTTGGGTACAGCGGGAAGGTGGCCCTGTCGAAGAAATCCATCCGGGCGATGTGGTTTGGTTTGAACCGGACGAGAAGCACTGGCATGGCGCTACGGCAACCACGGGGATGACGCATATCGCCATCCAGGAAAATCTAAATGGGAAACAGGTGGAGTGGCTGGAAAAGGTGACGGATCACCAGTATCAGCCTATTAACTAG
- a CDS encoding alpha/beta hydrolase, which yields MKTSVFSLFACLLTIRGLAQISPTIPPKPYTYADFPESKASSKNMKVVSIGKDSPLVTYRPNIKYTTRDGLDLTLQIIEPTGANGKMPCIVYVQGSAWMKQNVYANLPQLAEFARRGYVIAMVEYRPSSVAKFPAQLQDAKTAIRFMRQQAAAYHVDVDNLFIWGDSSGGHTALLAGLTQNNPELDTKDLDKYPITVNAVVDFYGPTDITQMNVEPSIFDHISPKSPEGQLLGGKNVLENKELAAATNPIKYIKDAKNGPPILIIHGSKDRLVPFQQSVLLADALEKYNYRYQFYQLKGADHGSAEFWTKETFDLVEAFLKQYIVKN from the coding sequence ATGAAAACGTCTGTTTTTTCCCTATTCGCCTGCCTGTTGACGATTCGGGGCTTGGCGCAAATAAGCCCGACGATTCCGCCCAAACCCTATACCTATGCCGATTTCCCGGAATCGAAGGCTTCGTCAAAAAACATGAAAGTCGTCTCGATTGGTAAGGATAGTCCCCTGGTAACCTATCGACCGAACATAAAATATACTACCCGCGATGGGCTGGATCTGACCTTGCAGATTATTGAACCCACAGGGGCCAACGGTAAAATGCCCTGTATCGTTTACGTCCAAGGCTCTGCCTGGATGAAGCAAAATGTCTATGCGAATTTGCCGCAACTAGCCGAATTTGCCCGGCGGGGGTATGTCATCGCCATGGTGGAGTATCGCCCCTCATCGGTCGCCAAGTTTCCCGCCCAACTTCAGGACGCCAAAACAGCGATCCGTTTTATGAGACAGCAGGCAGCCGCATATCATGTCGATGTGGACAATCTATTTATCTGGGGAGACTCATCCGGTGGTCATACGGCACTACTGGCTGGCTTAACGCAAAACAACCCGGAACTGGATACCAAGGATCTGGACAAGTATCCCATAACGGTGAATGCCGTCGTCGATTTCTACGGTCCAACGGATATCACCCAGATGAATGTAGAGCCGTCTATTTTTGATCATATAAGTCCCAAGAGTCCCGAAGGCCAGTTGTTGGGTGGGAAGAATGTGCTGGAAAATAAAGAATTAGCCGCTGCAACGAATCCAATCAAGTACATCAAAGACGCCAAAAATGGACCACCCATCCTCATTATTCATGGCTCTAAAGACCGGTTAGTGCCCTTCCAGCAAAGTGTGCTGCTAGCTGATGCCCTCGAAAAGTATAACTACCGGTATCAGTTTTATCAACTAAAAGGGGCTGATCATGGAAGCGCGGAATTCTGGACGAAAGAAACGTTCGATCTGGTAGAAGCCTTTCTTAAACAGTACATCGTCAAAAACTAA
- a CDS encoding DapH/DapD/GlmU-related protein — MSETTEKQRPASSDLFERLRAGEFLRKDDPDYGEFGEVVSRTIRLCVQMNATATDVDQVRKQLSAIIGNEIDESTTIFPPFYTNFGQFLKLGKNIFINHACSFLDIGGITIEDDVQIGPRVNLTSENHPLDPSDRQTLIPRPIVVKRNAWIGAGATVLPGITIGENAVVAAGAVVSRDVPPNTVVAGVPAKVVKHL, encoded by the coding sequence ATGAGTGAAACGACTGAGAAACAACGACCAGCCAGCTCAGACCTTTTTGAGCGGCTACGAGCGGGGGAATTTTTGCGAAAGGATGATCCAGATTACGGCGAATTTGGTGAAGTCGTTTCCCGCACCATCCGGTTATGCGTCCAGATGAATGCCACCGCCACCGACGTAGATCAGGTAAGAAAGCAGTTGAGTGCCATCATTGGGAATGAGATCGACGAGTCAACGACGATTTTCCCACCGTTTTACACCAACTTCGGCCAGTTTCTCAAGCTGGGCAAAAACATCTTTATCAACCACGCCTGTTCTTTTCTGGATATTGGCGGTATTACGATTGAAGATGACGTACAGATTGGCCCCCGCGTCAATCTGACATCGGAAAACCATCCGCTTGATCCCAGTGACCGTCAAACGCTGATACCACGTCCCATCGTGGTCAAGCGCAACGCCTGGATTGGAGCGGGAGCTACTGTGTTGCCCGGCATAACCATCGGCGAGAACGCTGTCGTAGCGGCCGGGGCGGTCGTCAGCCGGGATGTCCCGCCGAATACGGTGGTGGCCGGGGTTCCGGCAAAGGTTGTCAAACACCTGTAG
- a CDS encoding alpha/beta hydrolase, translating to MNQIRNHMNQLTIALAAFLLMIGQAYSQGLLGQNEPKSQLKEYLTFTLSDKVTKQNVQYKNRYGIPLAAHLYTPKNMDASKKYPALVVGTPYGGVKEQGAGIYAQNMAERGFVALAFDESYNGESGGAPRHVSSPDVFAEDFSAGVDFLGTRPFVDRNQIGAIGLCGSGGFALKAAQVDHRIKAVATTSMYDISGVKRNGWMNAMTAEERTKSLNELARQRWKDVDTGQPELTASFPSKPVTTIPAGMDPIASEFFEYYAMKRGFHPNSIGAFTKTSDMDFMNFPLLNYIETISPRPILLIIGEKAHSRYFSEEAYQQAAEPKELYIVPNARHIDLYDRTDMIPFDKLTAFFSQYLAPKPNEKANLVTESNK from the coding sequence ATGAATCAAATCAGAAACCATATGAACCAGTTAACTATAGCCCTAGCCGCCTTTCTGCTGATGATAGGACAGGCTTATAGTCAGGGGTTACTAGGCCAAAACGAACCGAAATCTCAGCTGAAAGAGTATTTGACCTTTACGCTAAGTGACAAGGTTACCAAGCAAAATGTTCAGTACAAAAATCGGTATGGTATCCCCCTTGCCGCCCATCTATACACGCCCAAAAATATGGATGCGTCTAAAAAGTATCCGGCCCTGGTCGTCGGTACGCCTTATGGTGGGGTAAAAGAGCAAGGAGCGGGTATATACGCGCAAAACATGGCCGAACGCGGATTTGTCGCACTGGCCTTTGATGAATCCTATAACGGGGAAAGTGGCGGAGCACCCCGGCACGTTTCATCACCGGATGTGTTCGCTGAGGATTTCAGTGCTGGTGTGGATTTCTTAGGCACCCGTCCCTTTGTGGATCGAAACCAGATTGGGGCTATTGGCCTCTGCGGTAGTGGTGGTTTTGCCCTTAAAGCCGCCCAGGTTGATCACCGCATTAAAGCGGTGGCTACCACCAGCATGTACGATATCAGCGGGGTAAAGCGCAACGGGTGGATGAATGCTATGACGGCCGAAGAGCGTACTAAGTCGCTTAACGAGCTGGCCCGGCAGCGTTGGAAAGACGTGGACACGGGACAGCCTGAATTAACGGCTTCCTTCCCAAGTAAACCGGTGACTACCATCCCCGCCGGAATGGACCCCATCGCCAGTGAATTCTTTGAATACTATGCTATGAAACGGGGCTTTCATCCGAATTCGATTGGGGCTTTTACCAAAACCAGCGATATGGACTTTATGAACTTTCCCTTGCTGAACTATATTGAAACCATTTCGCCCCGACCGATTTTATTGATCATAGGGGAAAAAGCCCATTCCCGCTATTTTAGTGAAGAGGCTTACCAGCAGGCAGCTGAGCCTAAAGAGCTTTATATCGTTCCCAACGCCCGGCACATCGATCTGTACGACCGAACCGATATGATTCCCTTCGATAAGCTCACCGCTTTCTTTTCGCAATATTTAGCTCCGAAGCCGAACGAAAAAGCCAACTTGGTCACGGAATCCAACAAGTGA
- a CDS encoding (R)-mandelonitrile lyase, with protein sequence MKNLGARTGFLITLGLVSLCLAPCQAQTQGSGTKSTTASAIFPNGEKGSAQTFTGTVWVQNLVATDSIYQLASGSVTFEPGARSFWHSHPSGQILLVTDGVGYHQLKGEPRQTIRKGDVVKCPPKIPHWHGASADSPMTHIHIVPNTEKGIVNWLQAVTDAEYHGAR encoded by the coding sequence ATGAAAAACCTAGGGGCACGGACAGGCTTTCTCATTACGCTGGGCCTGGTAAGTCTTTGCCTGGCTCCCTGCCAGGCGCAAACGCAGGGAAGCGGGACAAAATCGACAACGGCGAGCGCTATTTTTCCCAACGGGGAAAAGGGGTCCGCCCAAACCTTTACCGGTACGGTATGGGTTCAGAATCTGGTAGCAACCGATTCCATTTATCAATTGGCTAGTGGCAGCGTTACGTTCGAGCCGGGGGCTCGCAGCTTTTGGCATTCACATCCGAGTGGGCAGATTCTACTGGTAACGGATGGGGTTGGCTACCACCAGTTAAAAGGCGAGCCCCGGCAGACCATTCGGAAGGGGGACGTAGTGAAGTGTCCGCCGAAAATTCCTCATTGGCACGGCGCTTCCGCGGACAGCCCCATGACCCACATTCATATTGTACCCAATACCGAAAAAGGGATTGTTAACTGGCTTCAGGCCGTCACGGATGCTGAATACCATGGGGCGAGGTAG
- a CDS encoding aldo/keto reductase, with protein sequence MILDETYTLSNGVEIPKLGLGTWFISNSDVVQAVKDAVQIGYRHIDTAQAYQNESGVGEGIRACGVNREALFVTTKLAAEVKSYQEAVASIDGSLHRLGLEYIDLMIIHSPKPWAKFSGNDPYFDGNQQAWRALEEAYRTGKLRAIGLSNFEQADIANILGSCSVKPMVNQILAHISNTPTELIHYSQENGMLVEAYSPIGHGELLKNKSITATAQNYDVSVAQLSIRYCLQLGLLPLPKTAKPEHMKTNAAVEFVISEADMATLTTMEQIEHYGEASHFPVFGGK encoded by the coding sequence ATGATTTTAGACGAAACCTATACGCTATCGAATGGCGTAGAGATCCCCAAACTAGGTCTGGGAACCTGGTTTATTAGTAATAGCGATGTTGTACAGGCGGTCAAGGATGCGGTACAAATCGGTTACCGCCATATTGATACGGCTCAGGCCTACCAGAATGAAAGCGGAGTTGGCGAAGGCATTCGGGCCTGTGGGGTAAACCGGGAAGCACTGTTTGTGACCACCAAGCTGGCTGCTGAAGTAAAGTCGTATCAGGAAGCCGTGGCGTCCATTGATGGCTCGCTTCACCGGTTAGGGCTTGAGTATATTGATCTAATGATCATTCATAGTCCCAAACCCTGGGCAAAATTCAGTGGGAATGATCCTTATTTTGACGGAAATCAGCAGGCTTGGCGAGCGCTTGAAGAAGCCTATAGGACGGGGAAACTTCGTGCCATTGGCCTGTCAAACTTCGAACAGGCAGACATTGCCAACATCCTGGGCTCATGCTCGGTGAAACCAATGGTCAATCAGATTCTGGCGCATATCAGCAATACCCCTACCGAATTGATTCATTATTCGCAGGAAAACGGCATGCTGGTGGAAGCTTATTCCCCCATTGGCCACGGTGAGTTGTTGAAAAACAAGTCCATAACGGCTACCGCCCAAAACTATGATGTTTCGGTAGCCCAATTAAGTATCCGGTATTGCCTACAGCTTGGTCTATTGCCATTACCGAAGACGGCCAAGCCGGAGCATATGAAAACTAATGCAGCCGTGGAGTTTGTTATCTCGGAAGCGGATATGGCTACCTTAACGACAATGGAACAAATTGAGCATTATGGCGAGGCAAGCCACTTTCCTGTATTCGGCGGAAAATAA
- a CDS encoding NAD(P)H-binding protein has product MTHVLILGAGGHVARHVIDRLVNTDSIRLTLYLRDTTRLNDLNTSRMNLIEGDILDSQKPRTAMQGQDLVYVNINGQEDLIAEQTVMAMQAAGVKRLVFIAALGIYDEVPGAFGRWNQRMIGPILERYKKAARLIEASDLVYTILRPTWYTDTDEIDYTLTQKGEPVTGTEIARKSVADLVVKLIENPRLHVNESLGMEKPGTKGDKPAFKN; this is encoded by the coding sequence ATGACTCACGTATTAATTCTTGGTGCCGGTGGACACGTGGCCCGGCACGTGATTGACCGACTCGTCAATACCGATTCGATTCGTCTCACGCTGTATCTGCGTGACACCACCCGCCTGAACGACCTCAATACAAGCCGGATGAACCTCATTGAAGGCGATATTCTGGATTCGCAGAAGCCCCGTACAGCCATGCAGGGACAGGACCTGGTTTACGTCAACATCAACGGGCAGGAAGATCTTATCGCTGAGCAGACGGTGATGGCCATGCAGGCTGCGGGTGTTAAGCGCTTGGTCTTCATCGCAGCCCTTGGTATCTATGACGAAGTGCCCGGCGCTTTTGGCCGGTGGAACCAGCGGATGATCGGCCCGATTTTGGAGCGCTACAAAAAAGCGGCTCGTCTCATTGAAGCATCAGACCTGGTGTATACAATCCTTCGACCGACTTGGTACACCGATACCGATGAGATTGATTATACCCTAACTCAAAAAGGCGAACCGGTCACTGGGACAGAAATAGCCAGAAAAAGCGTTGCTGACCTGGTGGTAAAACTTATTGAGAACCCAAGGCTGCATGTTAACGAAAGCCTCGGCATGGAAAAACCCGGAACCAAGGGCGATAAGCCAGCTTTCAAAAACTAA
- a CDS encoding SDR family NAD(P)-dependent oxidoreductase has product MNEQVVFVTGGAMGMGEAVALLAAERGAKIVVTDMNEKAAQVVVDKITANGGEAMALKCNVTSADEVKAAIDRTVTVYGKLDAAFNNAGIMLPNTNTAEMSEEDFDKVVSINLKGVWLCMKYELQHMQKQGSGAIVNNSSIGGLVGGAGRSAYIAAKHGVLGLTKSAAIEYAPKGIRINAVCPGTIETPMVDKMFADGDLSREATTEGAPAKRLGKASEVADAVLWLFSPASSYVIGQPISVDGGLSII; this is encoded by the coding sequence ATGAACGAACAAGTCGTATTTGTAACCGGTGGTGCCATGGGTATGGGAGAAGCCGTTGCCCTGCTGGCCGCCGAAAGAGGAGCCAAAATCGTCGTGACCGACATGAATGAAAAAGCGGCTCAGGTGGTAGTGGACAAAATTACGGCCAACGGCGGAGAAGCCATGGCGCTAAAGTGCAACGTCACGTCTGCCGACGAGGTGAAAGCGGCCATTGACCGCACGGTGACTGTATACGGCAAACTGGATGCTGCCTTTAACAACGCCGGTATCATGCTCCCCAATACCAACACGGCGGAGATGTCGGAGGAAGATTTTGACAAAGTTGTGTCTATAAACCTGAAGGGGGTGTGGCTGTGCATGAAGTACGAGCTCCAGCACATGCAAAAACAGGGCAGCGGGGCGATTGTCAACAACTCCTCGATTGGGGGACTGGTTGGGGGAGCTGGCCGTTCGGCTTACATTGCTGCCAAGCACGGTGTACTGGGCCTTACCAAAAGTGCGGCTATCGAATACGCCCCCAAAGGCATCCGGATCAATGCCGTTTGCCCGGGTACTATCGAGACCCCGATGGTTGATAAAATGTTTGCCGATGGCGATCTGTCCAGGGAGGCAACCACGGAAGGGGCACCTGCCAAACGGTTGGGGAAAGCCTCCGAAGTTGCTGACGCCGTACTCTGGCTGTTTAGCCCAGCCTCCAGCTATGTCATCGGCCAGCCCATCTCAGTGGATGGCGGCTTAAGCATTATCTAA